A section of the Prochlorococcus sp. MIT 1341 genome encodes:
- a CDS encoding anthranilate phosphoribosyltransferase family protein, whose product MNSKEHFKRLLGKIGSGESTSRGMTRAESAEALKLILKESASPTQIGAFLMAHRIRRPEPQELAGMLDTYLALGPQLSSSKNQVRPICFGMPFDGRCRTAPIFPLTSLVLLSTNNSIVLNGGRRMPIKYGVTPIELFSALGLCLEGLNIKAVQTGFHKHNFALIHQPDHFPLAESMIKYRDELGKRPPIASMELLWTAHRGDHLIVSGFVHPPTETRAWKTLQMLGERNLISIKGLEGSIDLPISRSCITSYIQNGNFERLILHPKKHFLQGKETEWNNIDIWKEQALKALHNKGPLVPALTWNSGAYLWLAGKAKSMDEGLKTAKETISSGAAMEILKKLISWRAETST is encoded by the coding sequence ATGAATAGCAAAGAACACTTCAAAAGACTGCTAGGAAAAATAGGTAGTGGTGAGAGCACAAGCCGGGGTATGACCAGGGCAGAGTCTGCAGAGGCACTCAAGCTAATTCTCAAAGAAAGTGCCAGCCCTACACAAATAGGAGCTTTCCTGATGGCTCATCGTATTCGGCGCCCCGAACCTCAAGAACTTGCGGGCATGCTTGATACGTATTTGGCATTAGGTCCACAATTAAGCTCCTCAAAAAATCAAGTCAGGCCAATTTGTTTTGGGATGCCCTTCGATGGCCGATGTCGCACTGCTCCTATTTTTCCACTAACAAGTCTCGTACTTTTAAGCACAAACAATTCTATTGTTTTAAATGGAGGGAGACGAATGCCAATCAAATATGGGGTCACACCAATAGAGTTATTTTCAGCTCTTGGCCTCTGCCTAGAGGGTCTAAATATAAAAGCAGTGCAAACTGGTTTTCATAAACATAACTTTGCATTAATCCACCAACCAGATCACTTTCCACTTGCAGAATCAATGATCAAATATCGAGATGAACTAGGCAAAAGGCCCCCAATAGCTAGTATGGAATTACTTTGGACAGCTCACAGAGGAGATCATCTAATTGTAAGTGGTTTTGTACACCCGCCGACCGAAACAAGAGCTTGGAAAACATTACAAATGTTAGGAGAAAGAAACTTAATTTCTATCAAAGGACTTGAAGGTAGTATTGACTTGCCAATCAGTAGAAGCTGTATAACCAGTTATATCCAAAATGGAAACTTTGAAAGGTTAATTCTTCATCCCAAGAAGCATTTCCTACAGGGGAAAGAAACTGAATGGAATAATATTGATATCTGGAAAGAGCAAGCCTTAAAGGCCCTCCACAATAAAGGTCCATTAGTACCAGCCCTAACTTGGAATTCTGGAGCGTATCTATGGTTAGCTGGAAAAGCAAAAAGTATGGATGAAGGTTTAAAAACTGCCAAAGAAACTATTAGCTCCGGTGCAGCAATGGAGATACTAAAGAAATTAATTAGTTGGAGAGCAGAAACATCCACTTGA
- a CDS encoding MFS transporter yields the protein MTKTKFPIVISTFLTLLNDRLGESIVFPLLPFLLANFQTDGRTLGLLAGSYALAQFAATPLIGALSDRFGRKPVIASCVTGSIIGLGLFALTISLKWPPESFLPLILLFSARLIDGISGGTAATASAVLADISPPEQRAKAFGLIGVAFGFGFILGPFLGGKLAQQSVTLPVWVATGFALVNLAVVLKFLPETHPKESRISIPQKRKLNPFTKIKRIMLNPHVGKLSLAFFLFFLAFNGFTAILVLFFKEKLNWGPELSTTAFLIVGIVATFVQGGLIGPLVKKFKERKLTLFGLGLVIIGAIIIALTKEGQSSTSIFIAVGILAFGTGLVTPCLRSLVSRKLDTEGQGTALGSLQALQSLGSFIGPALAGLSYDILGKSSPFIGASIVVMIVIPLVSRETHKTVSPD from the coding sequence GTGACGAAGACAAAATTCCCTATCGTCATTAGCACATTTCTTACTTTGCTAAATGACCGGCTTGGAGAAAGCATCGTGTTTCCTCTTTTGCCATTTCTTCTTGCAAATTTTCAAACAGATGGACGCACCTTAGGCTTACTAGCAGGTAGCTATGCTCTTGCTCAGTTCGCAGCAACCCCCCTAATTGGGGCATTAAGCGATCGTTTCGGCAGAAAACCTGTGATTGCAAGCTGTGTCACGGGATCAATCATAGGACTAGGATTATTTGCATTAACTATTAGTTTAAAATGGCCTCCTGAATCATTTCTTCCTCTAATACTTTTATTTAGTGCAAGGTTAATTGACGGGATTAGTGGCGGGACTGCTGCTACAGCAAGTGCTGTTTTAGCAGATATTAGCCCTCCTGAACAACGTGCGAAAGCTTTTGGGCTTATTGGAGTTGCTTTTGGATTTGGATTTATTCTTGGACCTTTTCTCGGAGGGAAGCTGGCTCAGCAATCAGTAACTCTCCCAGTGTGGGTAGCAACTGGATTTGCACTAGTAAACCTTGCAGTAGTTCTTAAATTTCTTCCTGAAACACACCCCAAAGAATCAAGAATATCTATCCCTCAAAAAAGAAAGTTGAATCCATTCACGAAAATAAAGCGAATCATGCTTAATCCTCATGTAGGAAAACTATCGTTAGCCTTCTTTCTTTTTTTTCTAGCTTTTAATGGATTTACTGCAATCTTAGTTCTATTTTTCAAAGAAAAATTAAATTGGGGTCCAGAGCTATCAACAACCGCATTCTTAATTGTTGGAATAGTCGCAACCTTTGTTCAAGGTGGACTAATTGGTCCATTGGTGAAAAAATTTAAAGAAAGAAAATTAACTCTTTTTGGCTTAGGATTAGTAATAATTGGAGCTATAATTATTGCACTTACAAAAGAAGGGCAAAGTAGCACAAGCATATTTATTGCAGTAGGAATACTTGCTTTCGGTACCGGACTCGTTACTCCTTGCCTAAGAAGTTTAGTTTCACGTAAGCTCGACACAGAAGGACAAGGTACAGCCTTAGGAAGCTTACAAGCTCTGCAAAGCCTTGGAAGCTTTATAGGACCTGCGTTAGCTGGGCTTAGTTATGATATTTTGGGAAAAAGCAGCCCTTTTATAGGGGCTTCTATTGTTGTCATGATCGTAATACCACTAGTCAGCAGAGAAACGCACAAAACAGTATCTCCTGATTAA
- the ppk1 gene encoding polyphosphate kinase 1 yields the protein MINTDKTRKGYINRELSWISFNFRVLSQALDIKTPLIEQAKFSAIFSNNLDEFFMVRIASLKSQVEAGITKLSEDGRTASEQLEEIRKRLLPILKLQANHYHDYLKNELRRNRILIVDYEDLNEIQTSWINSYFKTKIFPVLTPLAVDPAHPFPYVSNLSLNVAAIIIDPEKDQEQFVRVKIPQKSISRFISIPTDLDKSTSNAELITIPLEQIIGCNLRMLFPGMKIKEHYFFRVTRDADLELRDIEADDLMIAIEEGLRKRRLGGEIVRLEVSDKIPVEILNMLIKGLSIKEEDVYMTKTILGLDDLLELSTISNHRLKFKHHVGKTCKPLKHSQTGKLETSSSNKDEFKDIFSIIKNKDILLHHPYDLFSTSVEEFINQAAEDPDVLAIKMTLYRIAKDSQVIKALIRAAESGKQVMALVELRARFDEDNNIQWAKQLEQSGVHVVYGVVGLKTHTKIALVIRNESNKLKSYVHIGTGNYNCKTSKLYTDLGLLSAREDLGKDLVELFNYLTGFAKQQTFRKLLVAPVSLRKGIETLIHREIKNHKEGKGGVIRAKMNSLVDPNIINLLYEASQEGVKIELIIRGMCCLYPGVKGLSENIQVISVIGQFLEHSRIFWFYNGGEKEAYIGSADFMRRNLDRRIEAVTPIEDTLLLKRIEQLLAIYLNDNCAAWDMQNDGTFVQRKAKGQQYRAQDELIAFWETL from the coding sequence ATGATTAACACTGATAAAACACGAAAAGGGTATATAAATCGTGAATTGAGTTGGATCTCATTTAATTTTCGTGTCTTATCCCAAGCCCTAGATATCAAAACACCTCTTATTGAACAAGCAAAATTTAGTGCAATTTTTAGCAATAATCTTGATGAATTTTTTATGGTAAGGATTGCTTCTTTAAAGTCTCAAGTTGAAGCAGGGATCACCAAACTGAGTGAAGACGGTAGAACTGCATCAGAACAATTAGAAGAAATCCGAAAAAGACTTTTACCAATTCTAAAATTACAAGCCAATCATTATCATGATTATCTAAAGAATGAACTTCGAAGAAACAGAATTTTGATAGTAGACTATGAAGACTTGAATGAAATTCAAACAAGTTGGATTAACAGTTATTTTAAGACAAAAATTTTTCCTGTTCTAACGCCTCTAGCAGTCGATCCCGCTCATCCATTTCCTTACGTAAGCAACCTCAGCCTAAATGTAGCTGCAATTATCATAGATCCAGAAAAAGATCAAGAACAATTTGTTCGAGTAAAAATACCTCAGAAAAGCATAAGCCGATTTATCTCAATACCTACAGACCTAGACAAATCAACTTCAAACGCTGAGCTAATAACAATACCTCTGGAACAAATCATAGGCTGTAATCTAAGAATGCTTTTTCCAGGAATGAAAATAAAAGAACACTATTTTTTTCGTGTTACTCGTGATGCAGACTTAGAGCTCAGAGATATAGAAGCTGATGACCTAATGATTGCAATAGAAGAAGGTCTTCGGAAGCGTAGGCTTGGTGGTGAGATTGTAAGGCTAGAAGTGTCAGATAAAATACCCGTAGAAATTCTAAATATGTTAATAAAAGGGTTGTCTATTAAAGAAGAAGACGTATATATGACAAAAACAATATTAGGTCTCGATGACCTACTTGAATTGTCAACTATATCTAATCATAGGCTTAAATTTAAGCATCATGTCGGCAAAACCTGTAAGCCACTGAAACATAGTCAAACTGGGAAGCTTGAAACTTCATCTAGCAATAAAGATGAATTCAAAGATATCTTCTCAATAATCAAAAATAAAGATATTCTTTTACATCATCCCTATGATTTATTCTCTACCTCTGTAGAAGAGTTTATAAATCAAGCTGCTGAAGACCCAGATGTTTTAGCAATCAAGATGACGTTGTACAGAATTGCAAAAGACTCTCAAGTTATTAAAGCCTTAATTCGAGCTGCCGAAAGTGGCAAACAAGTTATGGCACTGGTAGAATTAAGGGCACGTTTTGATGAAGATAACAATATTCAATGGGCAAAACAACTAGAACAATCAGGTGTTCATGTTGTTTATGGGGTTGTGGGCCTTAAAACCCACACAAAAATCGCATTAGTGATCAGGAATGAAAGCAATAAATTAAAAAGTTACGTACATATTGGAACAGGTAATTACAATTGCAAAACATCAAAACTATACACAGATTTAGGTTTACTTTCTGCTAGAGAGGATCTGGGTAAAGATTTAGTTGAGCTATTTAACTACTTGACTGGCTTTGCTAAACAACAAACATTTCGCAAGTTGCTTGTCGCCCCCGTCAGCCTGAGAAAAGGTATAGAAACGTTAATCCATCGAGAAATCAAGAACCATAAGGAAGGTAAAGGTGGAGTAATTAGAGCTAAGATGAATTCATTAGTAGACCCTAATATCATAAATCTTCTCTATGAAGCTTCTCAAGAAGGAGTCAAAATAGAGTTAATCATTCGAGGGATGTGTTGTTTATACCCAGGTGTAAAAGGTCTAAGTGAGAATATTCAAGTGATCAGTGTCATCGGGCAATTCCTAGAACACTCGCGTATATTTTGGTTCTACAATGGTGGAGAAAAAGAAGCTTATATAGGTAGTGCAGACTTTATGCGACGTAATTTAGATAGAAGAATTGAGGCTGTTACACCCATTGAAGATACTTTACTCTTAAAACGTATTGAACAACTTCTAGCGATATACCTGAATGACAACTGTGCCGCATGGGACATGCAGAATGATGGCACCTTTGTGCAACGAAAAGCAAAAGGACAACAATACAGAGCGCAAGATGAATTGATAGCCTTTTGGGAAACTCTATAG
- a CDS encoding RpoD/SigA family RNA polymerase sigma factor, with translation MGIPLKSAKSISAQQKANSTLSSDKQADTNKSSLPKQTQKTTNKQTGRLATDAIGFYLSSIGRVPLLTAAEEIELAHHVQAMKELLQSPKEEHTPRQRHQIRMGKRARDRMMAANLRLVVSVAKKYQNQGLELLDLVQEGAIGLERAVDKFDPAMGYKFSTYAYWWIRQGMTRAIDNSARTIRLPIHISEKLSKMRRISRELSHRFGRQPNRLELAHAMGIEPQDLEDLVAQSAPCSSLDAHARGEEDRSTLGELIPDPNGTEPMEGMDRSIQKEHLGGWLSQLNEREQKILRLRFGLDGEEPLTLAEIGRQINVSRERVRQLEAKAIIKLRVMTNHQQAA, from the coding sequence ATGGGGATCCCTCTGAAATCTGCTAAGAGCATTTCTGCTCAGCAAAAGGCTAATTCGACTTTATCGTCAGACAAACAAGCGGACACCAATAAAAGCTCATTACCCAAACAAACACAAAAAACAACTAACAAACAAACTGGACGACTGGCTACAGATGCTATTGGCTTTTATCTAAGCAGCATCGGCAGAGTCCCTCTCTTAACAGCAGCAGAAGAGATAGAGCTTGCACATCATGTGCAAGCTATGAAAGAACTTCTTCAATCACCAAAAGAAGAACATACACCCAGACAACGGCACCAAATCAGGATGGGCAAACGGGCAAGGGACAGAATGATGGCCGCCAATCTTCGACTTGTAGTTAGTGTTGCCAAAAAATATCAAAACCAAGGACTTGAACTGCTTGACCTAGTACAGGAAGGAGCTATTGGCCTAGAACGTGCTGTTGATAAATTCGATCCAGCCATGGGCTACAAATTCTCGACCTATGCCTATTGGTGGATTCGACAAGGAATGACTCGGGCAATAGATAACAGTGCTCGCACCATTCGTCTGCCAATTCACATCAGTGAAAAGCTTTCCAAAATGCGACGCATCTCTAGAGAATTGTCCCATCGATTCGGGCGTCAACCAAATCGGCTAGAACTTGCACATGCAATGGGTATCGAACCTCAAGATTTAGAAGATCTTGTCGCACAAAGTGCTCCATGTTCATCACTAGATGCCCATGCCCGGGGTGAAGAGGATAGAAGTACTTTGGGAGAACTTATTCCTGACCCAAATGGCACCGAGCCTATGGAAGGAATGGATAGAAGTATTCAAAAAGAACATTTGGGTGGATGGCTATCCCAATTAAATGAAAGAGAACAAAAAATACTTCGATTACGGTTTGGTCTAGATGGAGAAGAACCTTTAACACTTGCTGAGATAGGCAGACAAATCAATGTTTCACGTGAACGAGTAAGGCAATTAGAAGCCAAGGCAATTATCAAACTACGTGTAATGACCAACCATCAACAAGCTGCATAA
- a CDS encoding dolichol kinase — protein sequence MGNILSLGLIGSWIAVIISLAILCRKIWPNKKELSRKIVHIGNGPVIPMAWFLGIPKDVALTFSCLITITLLINQQLRIIPAIEDIDRKSFGTIGYGAAITILLFYMWPDNAAAVSSGVLVMAFGDGLAGLIGSNINSYRWQILNQKKSLLGTSTMFIVSFLILLLINIYTGFSLSFSDILIIALLATTLEQVGQYGLDNILVPLVVAFSWVFFQGA from the coding sequence TTGGGGAATATTCTTTCTCTAGGCCTAATTGGAAGTTGGATTGCTGTTATCATCTCGCTAGCAATCCTTTGTCGTAAAATTTGGCCAAATAAAAAAGAACTAAGTAGAAAAATTGTCCATATAGGTAACGGTCCTGTAATTCCCATGGCATGGTTTTTAGGCATTCCGAAGGATGTCGCACTAACCTTTTCATGTTTAATTACAATCACTTTATTGATTAATCAGCAACTTAGAATAATACCTGCTATAGAGGATATAGACCGTAAAAGTTTCGGAACAATTGGATACGGAGCAGCTATAACTATTCTATTATTTTACATGTGGCCAGACAATGCAGCAGCTGTAAGTAGCGGAGTACTTGTTATGGCCTTTGGAGATGGCTTAGCAGGGTTAATTGGCTCCAATATTAATTCATATCGTTGGCAAATATTGAATCAAAAAAAATCATTACTTGGAACTTCTACTATGTTTATAGTGTCTTTTCTAATTTTATTGTTAATCAATATTTACACAGGTTTTTCCTTAAGCTTTTCAGACATCCTCATTATAGCTCTACTTGCAACGACACTTGAACAAGTAGGACAATACGGACTCGATAATATTTTAGTTCCTTTAGTTGTAGCATTTAGTTGGGTATTCTTTCAAGGAGCATAA
- a CDS encoding 3-deoxy-7-phosphoheptulonate synthase: protein MTTTSDLHVVETRPLVPPDLLHQDLPIDDLAIKTVSTARQRIQAIMRGEDSRLLVIVGPCSVHDVDAAKEYADHLDDLRRLYASELEIVMRVYFEKPRTTVGWKGLINDPHLDGSYDINTGLRRARGLLLYLARKGMPAATELLDPVVPQYIADLISWTAIGARTTESQTHREMASGLSMPIGYKNGTDGTASIAINAMQAASRPHHFLGINKDGNASIISTTGNPDGHLVLRGGKSGTNYHSEEVNRVAKELSKVRLAEKLMIDCSHGNSNKDYRRQADVLHDVCSQIENGSNFVMGLMLESHLVAGNQSLKGNKDELVYGQSITDACIDIDTTASLLKDLSSSVKTIQA, encoded by the coding sequence ATGACCACCACTTCAGATCTACATGTGGTGGAGACGCGACCTTTGGTGCCACCTGATTTGTTGCATCAAGATTTACCTATTGATGATTTAGCAATCAAAACGGTCTCCACAGCACGACAACGAATTCAAGCAATCATGCGTGGAGAGGATTCACGTTTGTTGGTCATAGTGGGTCCCTGTTCAGTCCATGATGTTGATGCAGCAAAGGAGTATGCCGATCATTTGGATGATTTGCGTCGTTTATATGCTTCTGAATTGGAAATCGTGATGCGTGTGTATTTTGAGAAACCTAGAACTACCGTTGGGTGGAAGGGCTTAATAAATGATCCTCATTTAGATGGTTCTTATGACATAAATACGGGGTTGCGACGTGCCAGGGGGCTGTTGTTGTATTTAGCTCGTAAAGGTATGCCAGCTGCGACAGAGTTATTGGATCCTGTAGTTCCTCAATATATTGCTGATTTAATTAGTTGGACTGCTATCGGAGCTAGAACTACCGAAAGCCAAACTCATCGTGAAATGGCTTCAGGTCTTTCTATGCCAATTGGGTATAAAAATGGTACTGATGGGACTGCGTCGATTGCTATCAATGCAATGCAAGCAGCTTCAAGACCTCATCATTTTTTAGGAATTAATAAAGATGGTAATGCATCTATTATTAGTACAACAGGTAACCCTGATGGTCATTTAGTATTAAGAGGTGGTAAGTCAGGAACTAATTATCATTCAGAGGAAGTAAATCGAGTCGCAAAAGAATTATCGAAAGTTAGATTAGCTGAGAAATTAATGATAGACTGTAGTCATGGTAACTCTAATAAAGATTATCGACGACAAGCGGATGTTCTACATGATGTCTGTTCTCAGATTGAAAATGGTTCTAATTTTGTTATGGGTTTGATGCTCGAAAGCCACTTAGTAGCAGGCAATCAGTCTTTAAAAGGAAACAAGGATGAACTTGTTTATGGTCAAAGTATTACAGATGCATGTATTGATATAGATACAACGGCATCTCTTTTGAAGGATTTATCATCTTCAGTAAAAACTATCCAAGCATAA
- the acnB gene encoding bifunctional aconitate hydratase 2/2-methylisocitrate dehydratase, with protein sequence MLNTYYKLTAERETLGIPGLPLNAEETEELTKLLEAPKNGETQSLIHLLTERVPPGVDEASLVKASWLNAVATGKVNSPAIHQLEAVRLLGTMIGGYNVGALVGLLENQDKNIATYASNALSKILLVYDAVNDIFDLSKTNNFAKKVINSWANAEWFTNKPPLEKEIQVCIFKVDGETNTDDLSPATHATTRPDIPLHALAMLETRYPKGLDMISTLKKQGNPIAYVGDVVGTGSSRKSAINSVLWHIGQDIPFVPNKRSGGVIIANKIAPIFFNTAEDSGALPIECDVSQLKNGDLITIKTSQGVITKVENNEEIIAKFELSPNTITDEIQAGGRIPLMIGRALTDKVRLKLGLNPSEIFIRPNTPTNPIDGYTQAQKIVGKACGLVGIQPGTSCEPIVSTVGSQDTTGPMTRDEMKELACLGFSADLVMQSFCHTAAYPKPVDLETHKELPDFFADRGGVALRPGDGIIHSWLNRMLLPDTVGTGGDSHTRFPLGISFPGGSGLVAFAAAIGAMPIDMPESVLVKFRGSLQEGITLRDVVNSIPLFAIEKGLLTVEKANKKNIFNGRIMEIEGLPDLKLEQAFELTDASAERSCAGCSIALSEKTVSEYLRSNIALLKNMIKNGYQDSRTLQRRIKEMETWLLSPNLISADKNAKYKETIDINLDELKEPILACPNDPDNVKLLNQVAGTPIQEVFIGSCMTNIGHYRAAAKILENEGQNKAKLWVCPPTRMDEEMLKEEGYYQIFEAAGSQMEMPGCSLCMGNQARVEDNSTVFSTSTRNFNNRLGNGAQVYLGSAELAAVCALLGYIPTNSEYQQIAAKQISPLSSELYRYLNFNELSEYCEDAKIVNLK encoded by the coding sequence ATGTTAAATACCTATTACAAACTCACTGCCGAAAGAGAAACCTTAGGAATTCCTGGTCTCCCCCTCAATGCAGAAGAAACCGAAGAGCTAACCAAACTTCTTGAAGCTCCAAAAAATGGAGAGACCCAGAGCCTAATTCATCTCTTAACCGAAAGGGTTCCACCTGGAGTCGATGAAGCCTCTCTTGTTAAAGCCTCATGGCTCAACGCAGTAGCAACTGGCAAAGTAAATAGTCCCGCCATCCATCAATTAGAAGCTGTCCGTCTACTAGGTACGATGATTGGTGGATATAATGTGGGAGCACTTGTTGGATTACTCGAAAATCAAGATAAAAATATTGCAACATATGCTAGTAATGCTTTAAGTAAAATATTACTTGTTTATGACGCAGTTAATGATATTTTTGATCTTTCTAAAACGAATAACTTTGCGAAGAAAGTAATAAACAGTTGGGCCAATGCTGAATGGTTTACAAACAAACCTCCCCTAGAAAAAGAAATCCAAGTCTGTATTTTCAAAGTTGATGGTGAAACAAATACAGATGACCTCTCTCCAGCGACTCATGCGACTACTCGACCAGATATTCCATTACATGCTTTAGCAATGCTTGAGACACGGTATCCGAAAGGTCTTGATATGATTTCGACTTTAAAAAAACAAGGTAATCCAATTGCATATGTTGGAGATGTAGTTGGAACTGGAAGCTCTAGAAAATCTGCTATCAACTCTGTGCTTTGGCATATTGGTCAAGATATACCTTTTGTCCCAAATAAACGCTCAGGTGGTGTAATTATTGCTAATAAGATTGCACCTATTTTCTTCAATACTGCCGAAGATTCCGGTGCTCTTCCAATTGAATGTGACGTAAGCCAACTCAAAAATGGCGATTTAATAACAATTAAAACATCACAGGGAGTGATCACCAAAGTTGAAAATAATGAAGAAATTATTGCAAAGTTTGAGTTAAGTCCAAACACAATTACTGATGAAATACAAGCTGGTGGAAGGATTCCCTTGATGATTGGTAGAGCTTTAACTGACAAAGTTCGCTTAAAACTTGGACTTAATCCTTCAGAGATATTCATTCGACCTAATACACCAACAAATCCAATCGACGGTTATACACAAGCACAAAAAATAGTTGGAAAAGCTTGTGGTCTTGTTGGGATTCAACCTGGAACAAGCTGTGAGCCTATCGTCAGCACTGTAGGGAGCCAAGATACAACAGGGCCAATGACACGTGACGAGATGAAAGAACTTGCTTGTCTAGGATTCTCAGCTGATTTAGTAATGCAAAGCTTTTGCCATACTGCCGCTTATCCAAAACCAGTAGATCTAGAAACACATAAAGAACTTCCTGATTTCTTTGCTGATAGAGGAGGTGTGGCACTAAGACCTGGTGATGGAATTATTCATAGCTGGTTAAACAGAATGTTATTGCCCGACACAGTTGGCACCGGAGGTGATAGCCATACTCGTTTCCCACTAGGCATTTCTTTTCCAGGGGGATCTGGGTTAGTGGCTTTCGCAGCGGCAATCGGTGCCATGCCTATTGACATGCCAGAGTCAGTTCTCGTGAAATTTAGAGGTTCTTTACAAGAAGGCATTACCCTGAGAGATGTAGTTAACTCAATTCCTTTATTTGCAATTGAAAAAGGCTTGTTAACTGTTGAAAAAGCAAATAAAAAAAATATTTTTAATGGAAGAATTATGGAAATAGAAGGTTTACCTGACTTGAAACTAGAACAAGCTTTCGAATTAACCGATGCTTCTGCTGAAAGATCATGTGCGGGATGCTCTATAGCACTGTCAGAAAAAACAGTTAGCGAATACCTACGGAGCAATATTGCATTGCTTAAAAATATGATTAAAAATGGCTACCAAGATTCAAGAACCTTACAAAGGCGAATAAAAGAAATGGAAACATGGCTTCTAAGCCCAAATCTAATTAGTGCTGATAAAAATGCTAAATATAAAGAAACAATAGACATTAACCTGGATGAATTAAAAGAGCCAATTCTTGCATGTCCGAATGACCCAGACAATGTTAAGTTGCTGAATCAAGTGGCAGGAACTCCTATACAAGAAGTGTTCATAGGTTCTTGCATGACTAACATTGGACATTACAGAGCGGCGGCAAAAATACTAGAAAATGAAGGACAAAATAAAGCAAAATTATGGGTTTGCCCACCTACACGAATGGACGAAGAAATGCTAAAGGAAGAAGGATATTATCAAATATTTGAAGCTGCTGGCAGTCAAATGGAAATGCCTGGATGCTCATTATGCATGGGCAATCAAGCACGTGTTGAAGACAACAGCACTGTATTTTCTACAAGCACACGTAACTTTAACAACCGTTTGGGTAATGGAGCTCAAGTCTATCTAGGAAGCGCAGAACTTGCTGCTGTTTGTGCATTATTAGGATACATACCAACCAATTCAGAGTATCAACAAATAGCAGCTAAACAAATCAGCCCGCTTTCCTCAGAACTTTATAGATATCTTAATTTCAATGAGCTTTCGGAATATTGCGAAGACGCAAAAATAGTTAACTTAAAATAA